In Nilaparvata lugens isolate BPH chromosome 5, ASM1435652v1, whole genome shotgun sequence, the following proteins share a genomic window:
- the LOC111054662 gene encoding protein CTLA-2-alpha translates to MKLLLLIAVVAALTMASPVDKKEEDEYDWESFKIKFNRNYSPEEDKTRKAIFDANVAKIKEHNKKYENKEVSYSMGVNNFADKTPEESRQSLGLKKDNTNKGVYTGV, encoded by the exons ATGAAATTGTTATTGttaatagctgttgttgctgctTTGACTATGGCATCTCCAGTAGATaagaaggaggaagatgagTATGATTGGGAAAGTTTCAAG ATCAAATTCAATAGAAACTATTCTCCCGAAGAAGATAAAACAAGGAAGGCTATATTCGATGCTAATGTTGCAAAAATCAAGGAACataacaaaaaatatgaaaacaaaGAAGTTTCCTACTCCATGGGAGTGAACAACTTTGCAGACAAG ACTCCTGAAGAATCCAGGCAATCACTGGGATTGAAAAAGGATAACACTAATAAGGGAGTGTATACTGGTGTCTAA